The following are from one region of the Paraglaciecola sp. L1A13 genome:
- a CDS encoding CNNM domain-containing protein, whose product MILLLFYIALALGVSFVCSIAEAVILSVSSAYISVLEKRNHKSGPLLRKQVQNINNPLAAILTLNTVAHTMGAAGAGAQAAAVFGEVYMGVISGILTLFILVFSEIIPKTLGATFWRKLAPPTAYFLKYLILVLYPFVILANKLTAGFSDDSPLKGLSKAELSVLTDESYKEGQIAKQEANILQNLLSLDVLKIKNAMTHRTVIFSVPQDMTVEAFYHKHGTIEFSRIPIYEQSEPEKITGYVLKKDILLAMIRNNEKNPLSVYRKDMVTLLSSMPLSAALHPLHTKRANMLLVVDEYGGLEGILTDEDLTEALLGVEIVDENDKNVSMKKLARLMWKRREREALRKSTQK is encoded by the coding sequence TTGATTTTATTGTTGTTTTATATTGCCTTAGCTCTGGGTGTTTCGTTTGTATGTTCCATTGCTGAAGCTGTTATCTTAAGTGTGTCTTCTGCTTATATTTCTGTGCTGGAAAAGCGAAATCATAAAAGTGGTCCTCTATTGCGCAAGCAAGTGCAAAATATTAATAATCCGCTGGCCGCTATCCTTACTTTAAACACCGTTGCCCATACTATGGGGGCCGCCGGTGCGGGGGCGCAAGCTGCTGCCGTGTTTGGTGAAGTATATATGGGTGTTATCTCTGGTATTCTCACTTTATTTATTTTGGTTTTCTCAGAAATAATTCCAAAAACATTGGGTGCAACGTTTTGGCGTAAATTAGCTCCGCCGACAGCTTATTTTCTCAAGTATCTTATTTTAGTCCTTTATCCTTTTGTGATCTTGGCAAACAAGTTAACGGCTGGCTTTAGTGACGACTCACCTTTGAAAGGGTTAAGTAAAGCCGAGTTGTCTGTATTGACGGATGAATCTTATAAAGAGGGGCAAATTGCTAAGCAGGAAGCCAATATTCTGCAAAACCTGTTGTCATTGGACGTGTTAAAAATAAAAAATGCCATGACGCACCGAACGGTAATATTTTCGGTGCCTCAGGATATGACAGTTGAAGCCTTTTATCATAAGCACGGTACCATTGAGTTTTCGCGTATTCCTATTTACGAGCAATCAGAGCCAGAAAAAATAACCGGTTATGTATTAAAAAAAGATATTCTGCTAGCCATGATCCGCAATAATGAAAAAAATCCGTTAAGTGTGTATCGCAAGGATATGGTGACACTATTGAGCAGTATGCCGCTATCTGCTGCTTTACATCCTCTGCATACTAAGCGCGCCAATATGTTACTTGTGGTGGATGAGTATGGAGGGTTAGAAGGGATTTTGACTGACGAAGATCTTACCGAAGCCTTGCTTGGAGTAGAGATAGTAGATGAAAATGATAAAAATGTGAGTATGAAAAAACTTGCCCGATTGATGTGGAAACGCCGAGAACGAGAAGCCCTTAGAAAATCAACGCAAAAATAG
- a CDS encoding TIGR03503 family protein, whose translation MLKPLLFSALLLSVFANAQTPVTEQDAQPPLESLGTEFQNSIELLQNRFRIDYEVDEITMVFFHDYGSVPVVLVRPDGSKIYQSQADGENVFWFDTATYDMVSIKKPMPGPWQAIGNVTPNSRVMVISDLMLHAEPLPSVIFSGEIIKQTAYLTNGGEPINYAEFRDVVTLNMQFSSTNNPDFNNFGADSQTIATFEDNGQGMDETPLDGTFTGQFNLSVAAGEWIPTFRVSTPMFSREQVDDPVMLYPNPIHISVEKNAGVGGYHKLLIDADREHIAISSLLIDGKVQFPNGDIQNFSITDMSADVREYLIVNYEFGVYRIKITAFGNTIDGREVILDVPEFSFLTEEPVVVAAGENVLPLEPGQVINEDGTVSAPIMEHTVEPEMATSTLVSLIIGINVFLLIVGGALIWFVTREKPATVEEILNDKSMPENDGKAKLSFIAGLKLRFSRNKTNDVDSAVKESKDKTAKGKPDKPASKG comes from the coding sequence GTTTTTGCCAACGCGCAAACGCCTGTGACAGAACAAGATGCGCAACCTCCTCTTGAATCATTAGGTACCGAGTTTCAAAATAGTATCGAGTTGTTGCAGAATCGCTTTCGAATAGATTATGAAGTTGATGAAATTACCATGGTCTTTTTCCATGATTATGGCAGTGTACCTGTGGTATTGGTGCGTCCAGACGGTAGTAAAATCTATCAATCTCAAGCTGATGGTGAAAACGTTTTTTGGTTTGATACCGCTACATACGATATGGTCAGTATTAAAAAACCTATGCCCGGTCCATGGCAAGCAATAGGCAATGTCACACCGAATAGTCGTGTAATGGTCATCAGCGATTTAATGTTACATGCAGAACCTTTACCAAGTGTCATATTTTCTGGCGAAATTATTAAGCAGACAGCTTACTTAACCAATGGCGGCGAGCCAATAAATTATGCTGAGTTTAGGGATGTCGTCACCTTAAATATGCAGTTCTCCAGTACTAACAACCCTGATTTCAATAACTTTGGTGCTGATTCTCAAACCATTGCGACTTTTGAAGATAATGGGCAAGGGATGGATGAGACGCCCTTAGATGGAACCTTTACTGGGCAGTTTAACTTGTCAGTTGCTGCTGGCGAGTGGATCCCAACCTTCAGGGTAAGTACGCCGATGTTCTCACGAGAGCAAGTGGATGATCCTGTGATGCTTTATCCTAATCCTATTCATATCTCGGTTGAAAAAAATGCAGGTGTTGGGGGATATCATAAATTACTGATTGATGCCGACCGCGAACATATTGCTATATCTTCACTGTTGATAGATGGCAAAGTTCAATTCCCAAATGGTGATATACAAAATTTTTCGATTACCGATATGTCTGCAGATGTTCGTGAATATTTAATCGTGAATTACGAATTTGGGGTCTATCGAATAAAGATAACCGCCTTTGGCAATACCATCGACGGTCGCGAGGTCATACTGGATGTGCCTGAGTTTAGTTTTTTAACTGAAGAGCCCGTTGTTGTTGCTGCTGGTGAAAACGTCTTACCGTTAGAGCCAGGACAAGTAATAAATGAAGATGGCACTGTATCAGCTCCTATCATGGAGCATACTGTTGAACCCGAAATGGCTACTTCCACTTTAGTGTCACTGATTATTGGTATTAACGTATTCTTGCTAATCGTTGGGGGGGCACTGATTTGGTTTGTGACCAGGGAGAAACCTGCGACGGTTGAGGAAATACTTAATGATAAGTCGATGCCCGAGAATGATGGAAAAGCTAAGCTAAGTTTTATTGCGGGCTTAAAATTAAGGTTTTCACGTAATAAAACCAATGATGTCGATAGCGCTGTTAAGGAAAGCAAAGACAAAACAGCCAAAGGGAAACCCGATAAGCCTGCTAGTAAAGGCTAA